One Engystomops pustulosus chromosome 11, aEngPut4.maternal, whole genome shotgun sequence DNA window includes the following coding sequences:
- the SIRT1 gene encoding NAD-dependent protein deacetylase sirtuin-1, producing the protein MADAARLGCHFSDPVFSPSPENGEPVAKKLRAEVAHGGQPLPGEKEGRAELSPAPAILPEGEASAERADGVKAHNSSALPGQEEEEGAEAPHNGGAQDIHYGESIHLEDDLVGGFHSCDSDDDDRTSHASSSDWTPKPCIGPYTFVQRHLMMGTDPRTILKDLLPDSVAPPDLDDMTLWQIVINILSDPPKRKKRKDINTIEDAVRLLQESKKIMVLTGAGVSVSCGIPDFRSRDGIYARLAVDFPDLPNPQAMFDIEYFRKDPRPFFKFAKEIFPGQFQPSLCHKFIAMLDKEGKLLRNYTQNIDTLEQVAGIQRIIQCHGSFAMASCLICKHKVDCEAVREDIFNQIVPRCPRCPPDEPLAIMKPDIVFFGENLPEEFHRAMKYDKDEVDLLIVIGSSLKVRPVALIPSSIPHEVPQILINREPLPHLHFDIELLGDCDVIINELCQILGGKYTELCTSSLKLSQLTEKPPRHKMPLVFPDTVPPRQVGTGQDIFSQDGVEHPELPLTPPLEDCLSSESDSELSQSGKTGVGSADGRASVKHLELSKPAIETPVGNDNDSNKFVTESSIDLSRTSLTSKATKEQISKRLDGTQYLFMSPNRYIFHGAEVFSDSEDDLSSSSCGTNSDSDSLQSPSIQEPVDEDSENEDFYRVKFDNDSDTEQRVGLEEESEGVILYGNDEVLGNDTSPKL; encoded by the exons ATGGCGGACGCGGCTCGGCTGGGCTGTCACTTCTCCGACCCTGTCTTCTCTCCGTCGCCAGAAAACGGCGAACCCGTCGCCAAAAAGCTGCGAGCGGAAGTCGCCCATGGCGGGCAGCCGTTACCGGGCGAGAAGGAGGGCAGGGCAGAGCTGTCTCCCGCGCCCGCCATCCTGCCGGAGGGAGAGGCCTCTGCGGAGAGAGCGGACGGAGTGAAGGCGCACAATAGCTCAGCGCTTccgggccaggaggaggaggagggagcggaGGCGCCGCACAATGGAGGAGCGCAGGACATACACTATGGAG AAAGTATTCACTTAGAAGATGATCTTGTCGGTGGCTTCCATTCTTGTGACAGTGATGACGATGATAGGACGTCCCATGCCAGCTCCAGTGACTGGACTCCCAAGCCCTGTATAG GACCATACACGTTTGTTCAACGGCACCTTATGATGGGCACAGATCCTAGGACCATTTTGAAGGATCTACTTCCTGACTCGGTTGCACCTCCAGACCTGGACGATATGACACTGTGGCAGATTGTTATCAATATACTATCAGACCCTCCAAAAAGGAAAAAACGCAAGGACATTAATACCATAGAGGATGCTGTGCGGCTACTCCAAGAAAGCAAGAAAATAATGGTGCTAACTGGTGCAGGG GTTTCGGTTTCATGCGGGATACCAGACTTCCGATCAAGAGATGGCATTTACGCTCGTCTTGCTGTGGATTTTCCAGACCTTCCAAATCCTCAAGCCATGTTTGACATTGAGTATTTTAGAAAGGACCCAAGACCATTCTTTAAATTTGCAAAG GAAATCTTTCCAGGACAATTCCAACCATCTCTCTGCCACAAGTTTATTGCTATGCTGGATAAAGAGGGGAAACTTCTAAGAAATTACACTCAGAATATAGATACACTGGAACAAGTTGCTGGAATTCAGAGGATTATACAATGTCATG GATCGTTTGCTATGGCTTCCTGTTTAATATGCAAACACAAAGTAGACTGTGAAGCTGTGAGAGAGGATATATTTAATCAG ATTGTGCCACGTTGTCCGAGATGTCCACCTGATGAGCCTCTCGCTATCATGAAACCAGACATTGTCTTCTTTGGGGAGAACTTGCCGGAAGAATTTCACAGGGCGATGAAGTATGACAAGGATGAAGTTGATCTTCTAATTGTTATTGGCTCATCGTTGAAAGTGAGGCCAGTTGCCCTTATACCCA GTTCGATCCCTCATGAAGTGCCTCAAATTTTAATTAATAGAGAGCCATTGCCTCATCTACATTTTGATATTGAACTACTTGGTGACTGCGATGTCATTATAAATGAATTGTGTCAGATACTGGGCGGAAAGTACACAGAACTTTGTACCAGCTCCCTGAAACTTTCACAACTCACAGAAAAGCCTCCTCGGCACAAAATGCCGCTTGTTTTTCCAGATACAGTACCGCCCAGGCAAGTGGGTACTGGGCAAGACATATTTTCACAAGATGGGGTAGAGCACCCAGAACTACCACTCACTCCACCCCTAGAAGATTGTCTTTCTTCAGAAAGTGACTCTGAACTTTCTCAGAGCGGTAAGACTGGAGTGGGCAGCGCCGATGGTCGAGCCAGTGTCAAGCATCTGGAGTTGTCCAAGCCCGCCATTGAGACTCCAGTTGGCAACGATAATGACTCCAATAAGTTTGTTACAGAGAGCAGTATTGATCTGTCCAGGACGAGTCTGACCAGTAAAGCTACAAAGGAACAGATAAGCAAACGTCTGGATG GCACGCAGTATCTTTTCATGTCTCCGAATCGTTACATTTTCCACGGCGCAGAAGTGTTTTCAGACTCTGAAGACGACCTTTCATCCAGCTCCTGCGGAACCAACAGTGACAGCGACTCCTTACAAAGCCCAAGTATACAGGAACCTGTAGACGAAGACAGCGAGAACGAAGACTTCTACCGGGTCAAATTTGACAATGACTCTGACACAGAACAGAGGGTCGGGCTGGAGGAAGAGTCTGAAGGGGTTATCCTATATGGAAACGATGAGGTTTTAGGTAATGATACGTCGCCTAAGTTATAG